CAAAAGAGATGCAATTcaaatttcttttcaaaatatccTTTATGTGTGACATGTGTGGACAAAGCTATGGAATCCATTGAGTACCAAACAAATGTCCAAACAACACGTCAACATATTTTGGGATCCAACACACTATGTTTAACTAACATGAATCCAATTTTGGAAGGTTATATTGAAGAATCTGAAGGAACTGAAATAATTTCAAATCCTCAACACTATTTGGTGGCCGAGGATCAAGTTTATATAAACAAGCAAATTATATCGGAAGTTATGAAGCGATATGCATTTGTAAGAGAGTTTTGTTTCGTTGCAAAAAGATCAAGTCCTACCTGGTGAgttattatatatgttgattttaaaaattatcaatatattttaacaaCTTACCATGTATTAATATGCATGAGTTTTTGCAGTTACTATCTAAAGTGTGCTACAGAAAACTGTTCATGGATTTTTAAATCCTCATGTTtgaataattcaaagttattcAAAGTGAGGAAATTCTATGATACACATTCTTGTCCATTGAAGGACCGGATTCAATCAAAGCGACAATCAACAAGTGGTGTGCTTGGGGCAATGTTGGTTGAAAAGTATGTCGATCTGAAGACCGTTTACACACCAACAGACATACAAGCAAACATGCTAAGGATACATGGTATTTCATTGACATACATGCAAGCATGGAGAGGTAAAAAAAAGCTTTCGAGACATTAAGAGGTGACCTTGCCGAATCATATGGAAAAATTCCaacatatctatatatattggAGAAGACATATCCAGGGACAATTGTGAATTATAAAAAAACAGAtgaaaaccattttttatattcatttacAGCACTTGATGCAAGTATAAGAGGTTGGGAGTATTGTCGACCAATAGTAGTCGTGGATGGTACACATTTAAAATCAACATACGAAGGCACAATGTTGATAGCTAGCACATTAGATCCAGGAGGTACTGTTTATACCATTACCGCAACTAAATtgatttgttttatatataatcAATTTATGATGTATTTATTTTGAAGATATTTGTTGTATAGGTCACATCTTGCCACTTACATACGGAATAGTTAATTCAGAAAATGATGATTCATGGTTATGgttctttgagaattttaaaaatgcaTTCGGTGAAAGGGAAGATATGTGCTTTGTTTCTGATAGAAATAAGAGCATTTGGAATGCTACTGCAGCTGTTTATCCCGAATTCAGACATTACTCATGCATATACCATCTATGGACCAATTTACTAAAGAAAACATACAGAGATACAGAAGAGGTAAGAACATTATTCTTCAGTTTAGCAAATGCTTACACTGTTCAAGAgtttgatgaattgatgaaaatgatggatcaaattaatccaaaatattgTGCTTATCTACAAAAAGCAAATTATAAGAAATGGTCACGCGCACATTCACCAGTAAAAAGGACTTGGACACTAACAAGTAACATTGCAGAGTCACTAAATAACGGTATTCTTGTTGGAAGAAGGTTACCAGAGGTACCATTGTTGGAATTTGTTAGAAAAACAATTGAAGCTTGGAATGAGAAACACAACGAAGAAGGTAGAAATACTACAACAACCTTGACATGTAAATACAATGAAATGTTGGAGGACAATAGAAATTTGTCTCATCGTATGCTTGTAAATATTAACAATTCTCTACTATGCATAgtatgttttgattttattattgatAATGCATGCTCTTAAATGAAGGTACGCGCATCAACAATACACCTTCATACCATTACAGATGGTGCAAA
The DNA window shown above is from Solanum stenotomum isolate F172 chromosome 6, ASM1918654v1, whole genome shotgun sequence and carries:
- the LOC125867224 gene encoding uncharacterized protein LOC125867224 — translated: MNPILEGYIEESEGTEIISNPQHYLVAEDQVYINKQIISEVMKRYAFVREFCFVAKRSSPTCYYLKCATENCSWIFKSSCLNNSKLFKVRKFYDTHSCPLKDRIQSKRQSTSGVLGAMLVEKYVDLKTVYTPTDIQANMLRIHGISLTYMQAWRALDASIRGWEYCRPIVVVDGTHLKSTYEGTMLIASTLDPGGHILPLTYGIVNSENDDSWLWFFENFKNAFGEREDMCFVSDRNKSIWNATAAVYPEFRHYSCIYHLWTNLLKKTYRDTEEVRTLFFSLANAYTVQEFDELMKMMDQINPKYCAYLQKANYKKWSRAHSPVKRTWTLTSNIAESLNNGILVGRRLPEVPLLEFVRKTIEAWNEKHNEEGTRINNTPSYHYRWCKEVYGMSEYMNV